Genomic window (Caldinitratiruptor microaerophilus):
CGGTACCCATGGCCCCAGTTCGTTGGTGACTACTGCCCGAAGTTCCATGTCCGGCCGCCACCCCCACACGTCCTATCCACTTTGCCTTTTGCTGAGCGCCACGTGCACCACGATGTCCCCGTACTGGGTCACGAGCGGAATCACCAGCCGCCGGATCTGCAGTGTCGAGATCACCGTGTTCTTCCCCACCACCACCGACGGCGGGGCAATGGTCACCGAGTACCCCAGCTTCTCCAGCTCCATGCTCGCCCGGCCCGTGATCACGTTCGCCATCTCGCCGACCGCGCTCTCCACCATGCTGTCCAGTACCCGTACCGGCTCGCGGATGATCGCCCCGACGATCTCCTTTGCCGTTTTCTCCGACATGCTGTAAAGTACGACACCCTTGACCCGGCCAACCACTCCGATGAGAACCGTCACGTCGTCGGACATGAGCGGTGAGCTCCGAATCGTCGCCGTGCCCTTGCGCACCGTTGCTGATGCTTCCGCCTGCAAGACCTCCTGTGCCGCCACGAGGAAGGGATTGATGAATTCCGCCTTCATCCGCCGTCCTCCACTCGTCAGCGATCCGATACCGTTTCCCTGTTTCGCCCCGTTGCCCTTCGCGCGCTGCGCCGGGTCATCCCGTAAGTGCCTGTTCAGTCTCTCGTTGGATCTTCTCCGGCGAAAACAACCTCACCACGACATCCCGCGTCCCGGCCTTGTAGTGGCGCCGTGATGTCCCTCAGCACCGGGTCGGACTGCCAGTCGACGTATCTCTTCTCTCCACCGCTTGTTGCCCGTTG
Coding sequences:
- a CDS encoding chemotaxis protein CheX; translated protein: MKAEFINPFLVAAQEVLQAEASATVRKGTATIRSSPLMSDDVTVLIGVVGRVKGVVLYSMSEKTAKEIVGAIIREPVRVLDSMVESAVGEMANVITGRASMELEKLGYSVTIAPPSVVVGKNTVISTLQIRRLVIPLVTQYGDIVVHVALSKRQSG